One Punica granatum isolate Tunisia-2019 chromosome 3, ASM765513v2, whole genome shotgun sequence genomic window carries:
- the LOC116201649 gene encoding uncharacterized protein LOC116201649 isoform X1, producing the protein MEESKEIHSGERKASSEKNQKRRLKTPDQVKALEKFYNENKYPTEEMKSEIAEQLGLTEKQVSGWFCHRRLKDKRVKQEALANGRQDHSSGIIQDLGSGHRQDSCGSTKQGDHWPVEPREVESRSFHHHNAPAAFISDEPRGNYAGNVGDMDDASSGSSSHSQERLYSAGTSLKNVNVPKYLTHNGINATSDARNIFSMGGYKPSGYLKVKCDSENAAITAVRRQLGRLYREDGPPLGIEFDPLPPGAFEFPIRDESPGSYYGGDRTYSPDTDRLWRPTSVTTRDSLYDQRISSKISPKEGANFSRTNSHDFEDYQSIPNLREKHSLFRQPVQFSSLDPSSDMLEDSGDHVSAYSQKRNYRLNSRDKEEMGTSVYNQYDGGSNSDKRGLRSFNPGNIQVGPTSRSASLKKKGQVREEKDEKQYYDKKAASDYYDLVKVKKHPTREIPMAKRVRKEFPLQDYAGEASMYR; encoded by the exons ATGGAAG AATCGAAGGAGATACACTCTGGTGAGAGAAAGGCATCTTCTGAGAAGAATCAGAAGAGAAGGTTGAAGACTCCAGATCAGGTCAAGGCTTTAGAGAAGTTTTATAATG AGAACAAGTACCCAACTGAAGAAATGAAATCAGAAATTGCAGAACAGTTAGGGTTGACAGAGAAACAAGTATCTGGTTGGTTTTGTCACAGAAGATTGAAAGACAAAAGGGTGAAACAGGAAGCATTAGCAAATGGACGGCAGGACCATTCAAGTGGAATTATTCAGGATCTTGGAAGTGGACATAGGCAAGATTCGTGTGGCAGCACCAAACAAGGGGATCATTGGCCTGTTGAACCGAGAGAGGTTGAAAGCCGTAGTTTCCATCACCACAATGCTCCTGCTGCATTCATCTCTGATGAACCTAGAGGTAACTATGCTGGAAATGTTGGTGATATGGATGATGCATCTTCAGGAAGTAGTTCACACTCGCAGGAACGGCTCTATTCTGCAGGCACAAGCCTAAAAAATGTGAATGTTCCAAAGTATCTCACACATAACGGAATCAATGCTACTAGCGATGCTAGGAATATATTTAGCATGGGAGGATATAAGCCATCCGGATATCTGAAAGTGAAGTGTGATTCCGAAAATGCTGCTATAACCGCTGTTAGGCGGCAACTGGGGAGGCTTTACCGGGAAGATGGCCCACCACTTGGCATTGAATTTGATCCCCTTCCTCCTGGTGCTTTTGAGTTCCCAATCAGGGATGAATCACCTG GATCTTACTATGGTGGTGATCGTACTTATTCTCCAGATACTGACAGGTTATGGAGACCGACCAGTGTAACTACA AGAGACAGTCTATATGATCAGAGGATCAGCTCTAAGATTTCGCCCAAGGAAGGAGCAAACTTCAGCAGAACGAATAGTCACGATTTTGAGGATTATCAATCTATTCCAAACTTGAGAGAAAAGCACTCTCTTTTTCGTCAGCCAGTACAATTTTCTTCTCTGGATCCTTCTTCAGACATGCTAGAAGATTCTGGAGATCATGTTTCTGCTTATTCTCAGAAAAGGAACTATAGGCTCAATTCTAGGGATAAGGAAGAGATGGGAACATCTGTCTATAATCAGTACGATGGGGGAAGTAATAGTGACAAGAGAGGCCTTAGGAGTTTCAACCCCGGGAATATCCAAGTCGGTCCAACATCTAGAAGTGCGAGTTTGAAGAAGAAAGGGCAAGTCAGGGAAGAGAAG GACGAAAAACAGTACTATGACAAGAAGGCGGCGTCAGATTATTATGATCTCGTCAAAGTTAAGAAGCATCCAACTAGGGAAATTCCA ATGGCAAAGCGGGTCAGAAAGGAATTCCCTCTGCAAGATTACGCAGGAGAAGCTTCAATGTATAGATGA
- the LOC116201649 gene encoding uncharacterized protein LOC116201649 isoform X2, translating into MEESKEIHSGERKASSEKNQKRRLKTPDQVKALEKFYNENKYPTEEMKSEIAEQLGLTEKQVSGWFCHRRLKDKRVKQEALANGRQDHSSGIIQDLGSGHRQDSCGSTKQGDHWPVEPREVESRSFHHHNAPAAFISDEPRGTSLKNVNVPKYLTHNGINATSDARNIFSMGGYKPSGYLKVKCDSENAAITAVRRQLGRLYREDGPPLGIEFDPLPPGAFEFPIRDESPGSYYGGDRTYSPDTDRLWRPTSVTTRDSLYDQRISSKISPKEGANFSRTNSHDFEDYQSIPNLREKHSLFRQPVQFSSLDPSSDMLEDSGDHVSAYSQKRNYRLNSRDKEEMGTSVYNQYDGGSNSDKRGLRSFNPGNIQVGPTSRSASLKKKGQVREEKDEKQYYDKKAASDYYDLVKVKKHPTREIPMAKRVRKEFPLQDYAGEASMYR; encoded by the exons ATGGAAG AATCGAAGGAGATACACTCTGGTGAGAGAAAGGCATCTTCTGAGAAGAATCAGAAGAGAAGGTTGAAGACTCCAGATCAGGTCAAGGCTTTAGAGAAGTTTTATAATG AGAACAAGTACCCAACTGAAGAAATGAAATCAGAAATTGCAGAACAGTTAGGGTTGACAGAGAAACAAGTATCTGGTTGGTTTTGTCACAGAAGATTGAAAGACAAAAGGGTGAAACAGGAAGCATTAGCAAATGGACGGCAGGACCATTCAAGTGGAATTATTCAGGATCTTGGAAGTGGACATAGGCAAGATTCGTGTGGCAGCACCAAACAAGGGGATCATTGGCCTGTTGAACCGAGAGAGGTTGAAAGCCGTAGTTTCCATCACCACAATGCTCCTGCTGCATTCATCTCTGATGAACCTAGAG GCACAAGCCTAAAAAATGTGAATGTTCCAAAGTATCTCACACATAACGGAATCAATGCTACTAGCGATGCTAGGAATATATTTAGCATGGGAGGATATAAGCCATCCGGATATCTGAAAGTGAAGTGTGATTCCGAAAATGCTGCTATAACCGCTGTTAGGCGGCAACTGGGGAGGCTTTACCGGGAAGATGGCCCACCACTTGGCATTGAATTTGATCCCCTTCCTCCTGGTGCTTTTGAGTTCCCAATCAGGGATGAATCACCTG GATCTTACTATGGTGGTGATCGTACTTATTCTCCAGATACTGACAGGTTATGGAGACCGACCAGTGTAACTACA AGAGACAGTCTATATGATCAGAGGATCAGCTCTAAGATTTCGCCCAAGGAAGGAGCAAACTTCAGCAGAACGAATAGTCACGATTTTGAGGATTATCAATCTATTCCAAACTTGAGAGAAAAGCACTCTCTTTTTCGTCAGCCAGTACAATTTTCTTCTCTGGATCCTTCTTCAGACATGCTAGAAGATTCTGGAGATCATGTTTCTGCTTATTCTCAGAAAAGGAACTATAGGCTCAATTCTAGGGATAAGGAAGAGATGGGAACATCTGTCTATAATCAGTACGATGGGGGAAGTAATAGTGACAAGAGAGGCCTTAGGAGTTTCAACCCCGGGAATATCCAAGTCGGTCCAACATCTAGAAGTGCGAGTTTGAAGAAGAAAGGGCAAGTCAGGGAAGAGAAG GACGAAAAACAGTACTATGACAAGAAGGCGGCGTCAGATTATTATGATCTCGTCAAAGTTAAGAAGCATCCAACTAGGGAAATTCCA ATGGCAAAGCGGGTCAGAAAGGAATTCCCTCTGCAAGATTACGCAGGAGAAGCTTCAATGTATAGATGA